ACCGCAGTTGACAATGGCATCAACGGCGACCTGGAGGGGGTTCTGGTCGGTCATGATGTGGATCTGCGGAAGTTGTTAGTATCTCGTGTCTGAGGTCTCGGCTAGTCCACCATATAAGATGCACGTACGATCTCGAAAGCGTGAGCAACGATGCGCACAGCCATGAGCTTCTTGCCGTTGTTGCGGCCGTTCATCATGAGCGAGTTGGTCAGGCGCTCAATGATGGGGCACTGAGCCTTGCGGAAACGCTTGGCGGCATAACGACCGGCGGAGTGAGGAAGGTAGACGGGGTTACGAATCTGGATGTAGTCGCTATGTGCGTAGATTCGAGTCAGCAAATTCCATTCCGTATATGCATCCTTTTCCGCATCCCTCTCCCACAGTTCATTCCCCTCCCTCGTTGTCGCATCATTTCCCACCTCAAATTCAACCAGGCGGCGCTTGGACGGACGTGGTTTTATCGTAGCACAGAAAATCGCAAAGAATTGGAAAGCACCTACGTCAAGGAAATATCCCTGATCTCAACATCCTCGTAGCTCCACTTGTTGAAGAGCTTCACGGTTCCCATCTCCGCGAGAGCCTCCTTGGGGAGGACCTGGAAGGCCGCAGTGTTTTCGACCTCGACTTCCCCGTGGTCAGACATTATGGACGCCGAATGCACCTGTTGTCGAGGGAGGGATTCGTAAAAGGTGACGGGCGGTGTCGTTGGGTGAGCGTTCAACGTCGACGATAGCAGTCGGTCGGCTGAAATGTTTCCTTTGGCTGCCAGGAAAATCGAGGTGCGCTCGCTTAGCTCTGTGGACACGTTAGGGCACTGGCCCGACACCAATCATGTTCCACAAGTCATGTGATGGTAGCGCTAGTAGTGCCCAGAACACTAAACCCAACTTGGTTTACATAGAGGTTCAGTGCTAATTCCCAAATAAGAAAGTAGTCCTATAATCCATGAACCGCAGATGTGTCTATTCTCGTAGTACTACTTGACccatatgtacagtacagtcAAAAGAGTGTTAGTCTCCTTTCCAATGTATACCAAACAGTTTTAGGTATATCCTCAGTCAGCAAACAAGTTGTACAAACTGTAAAGACGTGAAATTACATTTTTATCTGCGTAACGTAGTCTTTGTACGGAGCACCAAACGTGTCATTCAGGTTGATTGTAAGAAAATgcagaagcaaaaaaaatGAGAGCAAGATGATGAGTTCGGAGAATCATAGTGGGCTTGGACCGCCCATCCACAAATAATGCACTCGGTTATACTCGATGTAAGCGAAGATAACTATTGTTGTGAATAATCTTTAAGGATCATCCTCGTGCCCATATGCTTAATTTCTGCTCCTGTGTCGTGGCTGTGCAAGGAACTAAGTTTTATCATTGGTTCCCCTGTGTTTGTGGAGACCGGCTTTGAGGGGCTTCAAGCCACGACGGCAGGTGACGTTGTGGCTCTTCAAGCGCGGAGAAATAGAGGACAACCCGGAGTGAAATAGGACCACCTCACGATATCACCACTAGGGGGCCACATAAGTCAGGGTGTCTGAGATTCCCTCCAGCGCTCTACGACTGACGCCTCAAGGATCCTGAGATGAGGATCGTAGAACTCGTTTATCCTTTACAACGCGGATTCGCATGAGAGCCCCTCATTAAGTTCATATTCAACACTTCGAAAATGGCGGACGATAATCCAGAGCTGAACAGCGCTTTGCGGAACCTCGACAGAGAATTGGAGGTGTGTATGGAGCAGA
This Aspergillus flavus chromosome 1, complete sequence DNA region includes the following protein-coding sequences:
- a CDS encoding 40S ribosomal protein uS7, giving the protein MSDHGEVEVENTAAFQVLPKEALAEMGTVKLFNKWSYEDVEIRDISLTDYIQIRNPVYLPHSAGRYAAKRFRKAQCPIIERLTNSLMMNGRNNGKKLMAVRIVAHAFEIIHIMTDQNPLQVAVDAIVNCGPREDSTRIGSAGTVRRQAVDVSPLRRVNQSIALLTIGAREASFRNIKSIAECLAEELINAAKGSSNSYAIKKKDELERVAKSNR